The following proteins are encoded in a genomic region of Nitratireductor sp. GISD-1A_MAKvit:
- the truB gene encoding tRNA pseudouridine(55) synthase TruB — protein MARRGRRKGRRINGWLILDKPAGMGSTSAVSKIKWLFNAEKAGHAGTLDPLASGMLPIALGDATKTVPFVMDGAKVYRFKVAWGEERATDDLEGPVTKTSEDRPSEEDVRGLLPDYTGLIMQTPPQFSAVKIDGERAYDLARGGETVEIAAREIGVGRLDLISFTTDHAVFEIECGKGTYVRSIARDMGRDLGCYGHIVELRRTEVYPFLPEQLVELSALEEAAEACDRETGEFAALDDWLLDISTALEGLPEIPVTDDAAMRLRLGNPVIVRGRDAPVEAPEAWASARGRLVALGAVEAGMFKPKRVFAA, from the coding sequence ATGGCGCGGCGCGGCAGGCGGAAGGGACGTCGTATCAATGGCTGGCTGATCCTCGACAAGCCGGCCGGCATGGGCTCCACCAGCGCCGTTTCAAAGATCAAATGGCTCTTCAACGCCGAGAAGGCCGGACACGCCGGGACCCTCGACCCGCTGGCATCGGGCATGTTGCCAATCGCTCTTGGAGATGCCACGAAAACCGTTCCCTTCGTGATGGATGGAGCGAAGGTCTATCGTTTCAAGGTGGCTTGGGGCGAGGAGCGTGCCACGGATGATCTTGAAGGGCCGGTGACAAAGACGTCGGAAGATCGCCCGAGTGAAGAGGACGTGCGCGGTCTTCTTCCCGACTACACCGGCCTTATCATGCAGACGCCGCCACAGTTTTCGGCGGTCAAAATTGATGGCGAACGCGCCTACGATCTTGCTCGTGGCGGTGAAACCGTGGAGATCGCCGCGCGCGAAATCGGGGTCGGGCGGCTTGATCTGATTTCTTTCACGACCGACCATGCCGTCTTCGAGATCGAGTGCGGCAAGGGCACCTATGTGCGCAGTATCGCGCGTGACATGGGGCGCGACCTGGGGTGTTATGGACACATCGTCGAGTTGCGCCGCACAGAGGTTTATCCCTTTCTGCCGGAACAACTCGTCGAACTGTCAGCACTCGAAGAGGCTGCGGAGGCCTGCGATCGGGAAACCGGCGAGTTTGCAGCACTGGACGATTGGCTGCTGGACATTTCAACTGCACTAGAAGGCTTGCCTGAGATCCCGGTCACTGATGACGCGGCCATGCGCTTAAGGCTCGGCAATCCGGTCATCGTGCGGGGGCGCGACGCACCGGTGGAGGCGCCTGAGGCATGGGCCAGCGCGCGCGGTCGCCTGGTCGCCCTTGGTGCGGTCGAGGCAGGTATGTTCAAGCCCAAGCGGGTTTTTGCCGCCTGA
- the fabB gene encoding beta-ketoacyl-ACP synthase I has product MRRVVVTGLGIVSSIGNNADEVTASLRDAKSGISFSEDFAEHGFRCQVWGAPTLDPAEIVDRRAMRFLSKGGAWNHVAMEQAIADSGLEEGDITNERTGIIMGSGGPSTRTIFEAAQTTIEKGSPKRIGPFAVPKAMSSTASATLATWFKIHGVNYSISSACSTSAHCIGNAAEMIQWGKQDVMFAGGHEDLDWTMSNLFDAMGAMSSKHNDTPATASRAYDVTRDGFVIAGGAGVLVLEELEHAKARGAKIYAELTGYGATSDGFDMVAPSGEGAVRCMKQALSTVEGDVDYINTHGTATPVGDSREIDAIRQVFGEKMPHIASTKSLTGHSLGGAGAQESIYSILMMQAGFIGESAHITELDPEFEGAPIVRKRIDDAKIDTVLSNSFGFGGTNATLVFQRYAG; this is encoded by the coding sequence ATGAGACGTGTCGTCGTTACCGGTCTCGGGATCGTATCCTCGATTGGCAACAACGCGGATGAGGTAACGGCCTCATTGCGCGATGCGAAATCGGGTATTTCGTTTTCGGAAGATTTTGCCGAGCACGGGTTTCGCTGTCAGGTCTGGGGCGCGCCAACGCTCGACCCGGCCGAAATCGTGGACCGTCGCGCCATGCGCTTCCTCTCGAAAGGCGGTGCATGGAACCATGTGGCCATGGAGCAGGCGATCGCCGATTCCGGCCTGGAAGAAGGCGATATCACCAACGAACGCACCGGCATCATCATGGGCTCGGGCGGTCCTTCCACCCGCACGATCTTTGAAGCTGCACAAACAACCATCGAGAAGGGCTCGCCCAAGCGGATCGGGCCGTTCGCTGTGCCGAAGGCCATGTCTTCCACGGCATCGGCAACGCTTGCCACCTGGTTCAAGATTCATGGCGTGAACTACTCGATCTCTTCGGCTTGCTCGACCTCCGCCCACTGCATCGGCAACGCGGCAGAGATGATCCAGTGGGGCAAGCAGGACGTGATGTTTGCCGGTGGCCACGAAGATCTCGACTGGACCATGTCCAACCTTTTCGATGCCATGGGCGCCATGTCGTCCAAGCACAATGACACGCCGGCCACCGCCTCGCGCGCCTATGACGTGACGCGTGACGGTTTCGTCATCGCTGGCGGCGCCGGGGTCCTGGTTCTGGAAGAACTGGAACACGCCAAGGCGCGCGGTGCAAAAATCTATGCCGAGCTGACCGGCTATGGTGCGACCTCGGACGGCTTCGACATGGTTGCTCCTTCCGGTGAGGGTGCGGTGCGCTGCATGAAGCAGGCACTCTCCACGGTCGAGGGAGATGTCGACTACATCAACACACATGGCACGGCGACCCCGGTGGGCGATTCCCGCGAGATCGATGCCATCCGCCAGGTGTTCGGTGAAAAGATGCCGCATATTGCTTCAACCAAATCGCTGACCGGCCATTCGCTCGGCGGGGCCGGTGCACAGGAATCGATCTATTCGATCCTGATGATGCAGGCAGGCTTCATCGGCGAGAGCGCACACATCACCGAACTCGATCCCGAATTCGAGGGCGCACCCATCGTGCGCAAACGCATCGACGATGCCAAGATCGACACGGTGCTTTCCAACTCCTTCGGCTTCGGCGGCACCAACGCCACGCTCGTTTTCCAGCGCTACGCAGGGTGA
- the pnp gene encoding polyribonucleotide nucleotidyltransferase gives MFKDHKVEIEWGGRPLTLETGKIARQADGAVLATYGETVVLATVVSQKEPKPGFDFFPLTVNYQEKTFAAGKIPGGYFKREGRPSEKETLVSRLIDRPIRPLFVDGYKNDTQVIATVLQHDLENDPDIVAMVAVSAALTLSGIPFMGPIGAARVGYINGEYILNPHVDEMDETTLDLIVAGTGDAVLMVESEAEQLPEDVMLGAVMFGHKGFQPVIDAIIKLAEVAAKEPRDFTPPDLSELEGEMLKIVENDLREAYKITDKQQRYDAVDAAKAKVKETLLPEGEEETKWSAEQVNTVFKSLQAKIVRWNILDTGGRIDGRDLKTVRPIVAEAGILPRTHGSALFTRGETQALAVATLGTGEDEQYIDSLTGTYKETFLLHYNFPPYSVGETGRMGSPGRREIGHGKLAWRAIHPVLPEADQFPYTLRVVSEVTESNGSSSMATVCGTSLALMDAGVPLAKPVAGIAMGLIKEDERFAVLSDILGDEDHLGDMDFKVAGTDEGITSLQMDIKINGITEEIMQIALDQAKEGRLHILGEMAKALSESRGELGEFAPRIEVMQIPTDKIRDVIGSGGKVIREIVEKTGAKINIEDDGTVKIASSNAKEIEAAKKWIHSITAEPEVGEIYEGTVVKTADFGAFVNFFGPKDGLVHISQLAQERVGKTTDVVKEGDKVFVKLMGFDERGKVRLSMKVVDQETGKEIVQEKKKKEEAEDAEG, from the coding sequence ATGTTTAAAGACCACAAAGTAGAGATCGAGTGGGGTGGGCGTCCGCTGACCCTTGAAACCGGCAAAATCGCCCGTCAGGCCGACGGTGCGGTTCTGGCCACCTATGGAGAGACAGTGGTCCTGGCCACGGTTGTTTCCCAAAAGGAGCCGAAGCCCGGCTTCGATTTCTTCCCGTTGACCGTCAACTACCAGGAAAAGACCTTTGCCGCCGGCAAGATCCCCGGTGGCTACTTCAAGCGTGAAGGCCGTCCGAGCGAAAAGGAGACGCTGGTCTCCCGTCTCATCGACCGTCCCATCCGCCCCCTCTTCGTTGACGGTTACAAGAACGACACCCAGGTCATTGCCACCGTGCTGCAGCACGATCTGGAGAACGATCCCGACATCGTCGCAATGGTCGCAGTCTCCGCAGCCCTGACGCTTTCGGGCATCCCCTTCATGGGGCCGATCGGTGCGGCACGCGTTGGTTACATCAACGGTGAATACATTCTGAACCCGCACGTCGACGAAATGGACGAGACCACGCTCGATCTTATCGTCGCGGGTACGGGCGATGCCGTGCTCATGGTCGAGTCGGAAGCCGAGCAGCTTCCCGAGGATGTCATGCTTGGCGCCGTCATGTTCGGCCACAAGGGCTTCCAGCCCGTCATCGACGCGATCATCAAGCTTGCTGAAGTCGCAGCCAAGGAACCGCGCGACTTCACGCCGCCGGATCTCTCCGAGCTGGAAGGCGAGATGCTCAAGATCGTGGAGAACGATCTGCGCGAAGCCTACAAGATCACCGACAAGCAGCAGCGCTACGACGCTGTTGATGCCGCCAAGGCCAAGGTCAAGGAAACCCTTCTGCCGGAAGGCGAGGAAGAGACCAAATGGTCGGCCGAGCAGGTCAACACCGTCTTCAAGAGCCTGCAGGCGAAGATCGTTCGCTGGAACATTCTCGACACCGGCGGCCGTATCGACGGACGCGATCTGAAGACGGTTCGCCCGATTGTCGCCGAAGCGGGCATCCTGCCGCGCACGCACGGTTCCGCGCTCTTCACCCGCGGTGAAACGCAGGCTCTGGCCGTGGCAACGCTTGGCACCGGCGAGGATGAGCAGTACATCGACTCGCTCACCGGCACCTACAAGGAGACCTTCCTCCTTCACTACAATTTCCCGCCCTATTCGGTCGGCGAGACCGGCCGCATGGGGTCGCCTGGCCGCCGTGAGATCGGTCATGGCAAGCTCGCATGGCGCGCCATTCATCCCGTACTTCCGGAAGCGGATCAGTTCCCCTACACGCTGCGCGTGGTGTCCGAGGTGACCGAATCCAACGGTTCGTCGTCCATGGCGACCGTCTGCGGTACCTCGCTTGCTCTCATGGATGCTGGCGTTCCGCTGGCCAAGCCGGTTGCCGGTATCGCCATGGGCCTGATCAAGGAAGACGAGCGTTTTGCGGTTCTTTCCGACATCCTGGGTGACGAAGATCACCTCGGCGACATGGACTTCAAGGTCGCAGGTACGGATGAGGGCATCACCTCGCTGCAGATGGACATCAAGATCAATGGCATCACCGAGGAGATCATGCAGATCGCCCTCGATCAGGCCAAGGAAGGCCGTCTGCACATTCTTGGAGAAATGGCCAAGGCCCTCTCCGAGAGCCGTGGTGAGCTGGGCGAGTTCGCGCCGCGCATCGAGGTCATGCAGATCCCGACCGACAAGATCCGCGACGTGATCGGTTCCGGCGGCAAGGTGATCCGTGAGATCGTCGAGAAGACCGGCGCCAAGATCAACATCGAGGATGACGGCACGGTCAAGATTGCGTCTTCCAACGCCAAGGAGATCGAGGCCGCGAAGAAGTGGATCCATTCCATTACGGCAGAGCCGGAAGTGGGCGAGATCTACGAAGGAACGGTCGTCAAGACCGCCGACTTCGGCGCTTTCGTGAATTTCTTTGGCCCCAAGGACGGTCTGGTGCACATCTCCCAGCTCGCTCAGGAGCGCGTCGGCAAGACCACCGATGTTGTCAAGGAAGGCGACAAGGTGTTCGTGAAGCTGATGGGCTTCGATGAGCGCGGCAAGGTCCGTCTCTCCATGAAGGTCGTTGACCAGGAGACCGGCAAGGAGATCGTGCAGGAAAAGAAGAAGAAGGAAGAGGCCGAGGACGCTGAAGGCTGA
- the fabI gene encoding enoyl-ACP reductase FabI gives MDGLMKGKRGLIMGVANDHSIAWGIAKKLAEHGAEMAFTYQGDAFGRRVKPLAEKVGSKLLFPCDVEDSASINSVFDNLRDEWGSLDFIVHAIGFSDRNELKGLYANTTRENFVRTMVISCYSFTEIARKAAELMENGGQMLTLTYAGSTRVMPNYNVMGVAKAGLEASVRYLASDYGPRNIRVNAISAGPVRTLAGAGISDARYMFSYQQRNAPLRRTVVIDEIGGSALYLLSDLSSGVTGEIHYVDSGYNTVSMPTMEELKRLSAATGDD, from the coding sequence ATGGACGGTTTGATGAAAGGGAAGCGCGGCCTCATCATGGGGGTCGCCAACGATCACTCGATTGCCTGGGGCATCGCCAAGAAGCTCGCCGAACACGGCGCGGAGATGGCATTTACCTATCAGGGTGACGCGTTTGGTCGCCGGGTAAAACCGCTGGCCGAGAAAGTCGGCTCGAAACTGCTCTTCCCCTGCGACGTGGAAGACAGCGCATCAATCAATTCCGTCTTCGACAACCTCAGGGACGAGTGGGGCTCGCTCGATTTCATCGTGCACGCGATCGGCTTTTCCGACCGCAACGAACTGAAGGGTCTCTACGCGAACACGACGCGTGAGAACTTCGTGCGCACCATGGTGATCTCCTGTTACTCCTTCACGGAAATCGCTCGCAAGGCGGCCGAACTGATGGAGAACGGCGGGCAGATGCTGACGCTGACCTATGCCGGTTCCACCCGCGTCATGCCCAATTACAACGTGATGGGCGTGGCAAAGGCCGGTCTTGAGGCCAGCGTGCGCTATCTGGCGAGCGATTACGGTCCCCGCAACATCCGAGTGAATGCAATTTCCGCGGGCCCCGTTCGTACGCTGGCCGGGGCCGGCATCTCCGACGCGCGCTACATGTTCTCCTATCAACAGCGCAATGCACCGCTGCGGCGCACCGTGGTGATCGACGAGATTGGCGGATCGGCACTCTATCTCCTCTCCGACCTTTCGTCGGGTGTGACCGGTGAAATCCACTATGTGGATTCCGGCTACAACACGGTTTCCATGCCCACCATGGAAGAGCTGAAGCGGCTGAGTGCAGCCACGGGCGACGACTGA
- a CDS encoding class I SAM-dependent methyltransferase gives MNDTPLATLLFPFERGLIDPPGEGERVLFLGAPGGLLLPSDFSGNLTAVQGYRPDYLALSQAGVSVEPEPVGEGYDTALVLLGRHRRENEQRLSEALERTRPGALIVASCAKKDGGGSVRKRMASLVELEDHASKHHGVVFWLRRPETLTPLLLAELNGTDSRADGFATAAGGFSDDGVDPGSALLIECLPDNLSGAVADFAAGWGYLSVAAAARAPEVKSIDLYEAHHASLEAARRNMAEKAPRMAARFFWHDLLGEPVNERYDAILMNPPFHRSRAAEPDMGHGMIATAAKALKPRGRLFLVANRQLPYEESLEKHFAAQGELRRDTVFKVLWGRK, from the coding sequence ATGAACGACACGCCGCTTGCCACCCTCCTGTTTCCCTTCGAGCGCGGGTTGATCGACCCGCCGGGCGAGGGGGAGCGTGTGCTTTTCCTGGGCGCGCCGGGGGGGCTTCTGCTGCCGTCCGATTTTTCCGGAAACCTCACCGCTGTTCAGGGCTATCGGCCCGACTATCTGGCGCTCAGCCAGGCTGGCGTGAGCGTGGAGCCCGAACCGGTGGGCGAAGGCTACGATACGGCGCTGGTCCTGCTTGGCCGGCACAGGCGTGAGAACGAGCAGCGCCTTTCTGAGGCGCTTGAGCGCACCCGACCGGGCGCGCTGATCGTCGCTTCCTGCGCCAAGAAGGATGGTGGCGGCAGTGTGCGCAAGCGCATGGCATCGCTCGTGGAACTGGAGGATCACGCCTCCAAACATCACGGCGTCGTCTTCTGGCTCCGGCGCCCAGAGACGCTGACGCCGTTGCTTTTGGCCGAACTGAACGGAACCGACAGCAGAGCGGACGGTTTTGCCACGGCGGCTGGTGGCTTTTCCGATGACGGCGTCGACCCGGGATCTGCACTTCTCATTGAGTGTCTGCCGGACAATCTGTCGGGTGCTGTCGCTGATTTCGCTGCGGGCTGGGGCTATCTCTCGGTTGCTGCCGCCGCGCGAGCGCCCGAGGTGAAGAGCATCGACCTTTATGAAGCACACCATGCCTCTCTCGAAGCGGCGCGACGAAACATGGCGGAAAAAGCTCCTCGCATGGCTGCGCGGTTTTTCTGGCACGACCTTCTGGGTGAGCCGGTGAACGAGCGTTATGACGCGATCCTTATGAACCCGCCTTTCCACCGCAGCCGAGCCGCCGAGCCGGATATGGGCCACGGCATGATCGCCACCGCGGCGAAGGCGCTAAAACCGCGCGGCCGGCTGTTCCTCGTTGCAAACAGGCAGCTTCCTTATGAAGAGAGCCTCGAAAAACATTTCGCGGCGCAGGGTGAACTGCGCCGCGACACGGTATTCAAGGTTCTCTGGGGCCGGAAATAA
- the rpsO gene encoding 30S ribosomal protein S15, whose translation MSVTAERKQDLLKEFATAQGDTGSPEVQVAILTERIKNLTEHFKDHKKDNHSRRGLLKLVSQRRRLLDYLKKKDEGRYKTLIEKLGLRR comes from the coding sequence ATGTCGGTTACTGCAGAGCGCAAACAGGATTTGCTGAAAGAATTTGCCACCGCTCAGGGCGATACCGGTTCACCGGAAGTCCAGGTCGCCATTCTGACCGAGCGGATCAAAAACCTCACCGAGCATTTCAAGGACCACAAAAAGGACAACCACTCCCGTCGTGGCCTCCTGAAGCTCGTCTCCCAGCGTCGTCGTCTTCTGGATTATCTGAAAAAGAAGGATGAAGGCCGCTACAAGACGCTGATCGAGAAGCTCGGACTGCGGCGCTAA
- the rbfA gene encoding 30S ribosome-binding factor RbfA yields the protein MPSSAPSQRQLRVGEQVRHAIAQALQRGELNDEALANTVISVSEVRMSPDLKIATAYVSPLGTADKETVVAALNRHARFLRGRITPALRQMKYMPELRFRVDDSFDNFNKIDQLLKSPEVARDLKDDDQNEGEN from the coding sequence ATGCCGTCTTCCGCCCCCTCACAACGCCAGCTTCGCGTCGGCGAGCAGGTGCGCCATGCCATTGCACAGGCACTGCAGCGCGGCGAACTCAACGACGAAGCGCTCGCCAACACTGTGATTTCAGTGTCGGAAGTGCGTATGTCGCCGGATCTCAAGATCGCCACTGCCTATGTTTCTCCTTTGGGAACGGCAGACAAGGAAACGGTTGTCGCCGCGCTCAATCGCCATGCACGCTTTCTGCGTGGGCGCATCACGCCGGCCCTGCGTCAGATGAAATACATGCCTGAGCTGCGATTCCGCGTGGATGACAGTTTTGATAATTTCAACAAGATCGATCAGCTTTTGAAGTCGCCCGAGGTTGCGCGGGACCTGAAGGACGATGATCAAAATGAAGGTGAGAACTGA
- a CDS encoding sensor histidine kinase — protein MHEKNNAPAAGFSERIRAFASAPKPIGFFLFLLIAVTIIPAIGVSVVLLQRNNEAQREVVATLAEAMAGSISEAVDRELSGMATTLRVLSTTPSLAEGDLEDFYDRAKRALAGSGSYLQVLDENYEPLLNTRVLFGDELLGPPDQHTAALALERGVTTTSDVFVGKLAGKWNFNIMKPFFPENGPPRVLVMTRHADALVDVLSQQMLRGGWNATVVDSNDIVVASSFLSSDIGKPFFLDLEGEGVYRKAEPAEGREGGTYITMVEESGVSGWKAVVWAPTTAIEEPMYHSLRMLLAGGLLVIAIGAFAAWLLGRQIAGPVRRLARDARRLGAGEPVHAIEYPIAEVTTVSSALEEAALDRQQSENEIRLLMREVAHRSKNQLTVVSSMAKQTARSSRSFSGFQDAFQKRLYGLARSTDLLIAGGAGGVELRELLTVQVDPFRPESPDRLTLSGPKFRLANQSAQTIGLAVHELATNAAKYGAFSTETGRLEITWKVKDETLILTWREFVPKTRRRNVRRRGFGTEIIERMVGGTLDAEISRVFHRDGLECVFTIPVDRLVPDLQKRAGRMN, from the coding sequence ATGCACGAGAAGAATAATGCGCCTGCAGCGGGATTTTCAGAGCGTATAAGAGCATTTGCATCGGCGCCAAAACCCATCGGGTTTTTTCTCTTCCTGCTGATAGCTGTGACGATCATTCCCGCGATCGGTGTGTCGGTGGTGCTGCTTCAGAGAAACAACGAGGCGCAGCGCGAAGTCGTTGCCACTCTGGCCGAGGCGATGGCCGGCTCCATCTCCGAAGCGGTGGATCGTGAGCTGAGCGGAATGGCCACCACGCTGCGCGTCCTGTCAACGACGCCGTCTCTTGCCGAGGGCGACTTGGAGGACTTCTACGACCGCGCTAAACGCGCGTTGGCCGGAAGTGGCTCCTACCTTCAGGTTCTCGACGAAAACTACGAGCCCCTGCTGAACACCCGGGTTCTCTTCGGAGACGAACTGCTAGGACCGCCCGATCAGCACACGGCCGCCCTTGCTCTGGAAAGAGGCGTTACGACCACGTCCGACGTTTTCGTCGGCAAGCTCGCTGGCAAGTGGAACTTCAACATCATGAAGCCGTTTTTCCCGGAAAACGGTCCGCCTCGCGTCCTTGTCATGACTCGCCATGCGGATGCACTTGTCGACGTACTGTCACAACAGATGTTGCGGGGCGGCTGGAACGCAACTGTGGTGGACAGCAACGATATCGTTGTAGCTTCATCCTTCCTGTCTTCCGACATCGGAAAGCCATTCTTTCTCGACCTTGAAGGAGAAGGTGTCTATCGGAAGGCAGAGCCGGCCGAGGGGCGCGAAGGCGGAACCTACATCACGATGGTGGAGGAGTCGGGGGTGAGTGGCTGGAAGGCCGTGGTGTGGGCCCCCACCACTGCGATTGAAGAGCCTATGTACCATTCATTGCGCATGCTGCTTGCAGGCGGGCTCCTGGTGATCGCTATCGGTGCCTTCGCCGCCTGGCTCCTGGGTCGACAGATTGCGGGCCCCGTGCGGCGTCTTGCCCGCGATGCGCGCCGCCTTGGGGCAGGTGAGCCCGTGCATGCGATCGAGTATCCCATTGCCGAAGTGACCACCGTTTCATCGGCGCTTGAAGAAGCGGCGCTTGATCGTCAGCAATCGGAAAACGAGATCCGTCTCTTGATGCGCGAGGTGGCTCACCGCTCGAAGAACCAGCTTACCGTCGTGTCTTCCATGGCCAAACAGACGGCACGCAGCTCGCGGTCGTTCTCGGGTTTTCAGGATGCGTTTCAAAAACGCCTCTATGGCCTCGCTCGCTCCACCGATCTGCTCATTGCGGGCGGGGCAGGGGGGGTGGAACTGCGGGAACTGCTAACGGTTCAGGTCGACCCGTTTCGTCCCGAGAGCCCCGACCGCCTCACACTGAGTGGACCGAAATTCCGTCTTGCAAACCAGTCCGCCCAGACCATCGGTCTTGCCGTGCACGAGCTTGCAACGAATGCGGCCAAATACGGGGCTTTCTCAACCGAAACGGGCAGGCTGGAAATCACGTGGAAAGTAAAGGACGAAACCCTGATCCTGACCTGGCGTGAATTTGTTCCCAAAACCCGCCGCCGAAATGTCCGCCGCCGCGGGTTTGGCACCGAAATCATCGAGCGCATGGTTGGCGGAACACTCGATGCGGAGATCTCTCGGGTTTTCCATCGTGACGGGTTGGAATGTGTGTTCACCATCCCTGTCGACCGGCTGGTGCCAGACCTGCAAAAGAGAGCAGGCCGGATGAACTGA